TCGCCGCTTTCGCTCTTGATGGGGAATACGCCGTTCAGCGGTTCTTCCCAAGCCTTCTGCAGGTCGGCTAAGGCAATCTTCACATCGCCGATTTCCATGAGGCCGTTGCCGCGGGTCAGGCCGACGCGGCACACGTTGTCGCGGCGAACCCATTCGACGGCGTCGTCCGTATTGGCTTCGACGACGATTGCGCCGTAGCGGAGGTTGAAGAGTTCCTGGGCGCTGAAGGCGCCGTCGATTTCCACGCCGAGACCGTTGCCGAAGGCCATCTGGGCGATAGCCGCGGCAACGCCGCCTTGTCCGACGGCGTGCATCGCCTTAACCTTGCCGGCGACTACGGCTTCGTGGAGGAAGTCGCAGTTCGCCTTAAAGGCGTCGAAATCAGGCACGCCTTCGCCGTCGCAAGGCAGGTCGAAGAGGAGCACGGCGTTGCCGGGCTGTTTAAATTCAGGAGAAACGATATTCTTCGTATGTTCGGGAACGATGGCAAAGGATACGAGGGTCGGCGGAACCGTCAGGTTTTCGAAGGTGCCGCTCATGCTGTCCTTGCCGCCGATGGCCGCAACGCCCATTTCTTTCTGGGCGATATAGGCGCCGAGAAGGGCGCTGACAGGCTGGCCCCAGGCCTTTTCGTTCGTGCCGAGGCTCTGGAAGAATTCCTGCATGGTCAAATAGACCTTCTTGCGGTCACCGCCGAGAGCCACGAGCTTGGCGATGGACTGGACGACGGCGTAGAGCGCGCCGTGGAAGGGGCTCCAAATCGCCAGATCGGGGTCGTAGCCGTGGGTGAAGATGCTGGCCGTCGTCGTCTTGCCGTTCATGACGGGGATCTTGGCGACCATGCCTTCAACGGGCGTCTTCTGGTATTTGCCGCCGAAGGGCATGAGGACCGTGCGGGCGCCGATAGTGCTGTCGAACCGTTCGGCAAGGCCCTGTTCGGAGGCGATGTTGAGCGTCCCCATCGTGTCGAGCCACGTTTTGGCGACGTCCGTCACTTCGGGAGCCGTAAAGAAATCTTTGTCTTCCGGAGCCGTGACGAAGGCCTTGCGGCGCTGGGTTACGCCGTTTGTATCGAGGAAGGCTCTCGTGATGTTGACGATATTCTGGCCGCGCCAGTGCATGACGAGGCGCTTTGTATCCGTCGCAACGGCGACGATGGTCGCTTCGAGGTTTTCTTCTGCGGCGTATTTCATGAATTCGTCGACGTGTTCCGGTGCGACGACGACGGCCATGCGTTCCTGCGATTCGGAAATAGCCAGTTCCGTGCCGTCGAGGCCTTCGTATTTCTTCGGAACCTTGTCGAGGTTGATGTCGAGGCCGTCGGTCAATTCACCGATAGCAACGGAGACGCCGCCGGCGCCGAAGTCGTTGCAGCGCTTGATGAGGACCGTCACTTCGTGGCGGCGGAAGAGGCGCTGGATTTTCCGTTCTGTCAGGGCGTTGCCCTTCTGGACTTCAGCTCCGCACGTTTCCAGGGATTCGACAGTGTGCTTCTTCGACGAGCCCGTCGCGCCGCCGCAGCCGTCGCGGCCGGTCTTGCCGCCGAGAAGGATGATGATGTCGCCGGGGACGGGCGCTTCGCGGACGACGTTGTTCCGCGGCGCTGCGCCGAGGACTGCGCCGATTTCCATGCGCTTCGCTACGAAGCCCTGGTTATAATATTCCTTAACTTCGCCCGTCGCCAAACCGATCTGGTTGCCGTAGGAGCTGTAGCCCTTGGCCGCGCCGGTCGTCAGCGTGCGCTGGGGCAGCTTGCCCTTGAGCGTGTCCTTGACGGCCTGACGGGGATCGCCGGCGCCGGTGACGCGCATAGCCTGGTATACGTAGGAACGGCCGCTCAAGGGGTCGCGGATGCAGCCCCCCAGGCAGGTTGCCGCGCCGCCGAAGGGTTCGATTTCCGTCGGGTGGTTGTGCGTTTCGTTCTTAAACAGGAGAAGCCATTCTTCTTCCACGCCGTCGACGTCGACGGGGATGATGATGGTGCAGGCGTTGATTTCGTCCGATTCGTCGAGGTTCTGGAGCTTGCCGGCAGCCTTCAGCTCTTTGACGGCGATAGTCGCCATGTCCATGAGGGTCTGGGGTTTCTTGCGGTTCAGGTTTTCCCGCGTCGTTTTATACGCTTCGTAGGCCCGCTGGATAGGCGCGGTGAACTTGCCGTCTTCAAAGGCGACGTCTGTCAGTTCCGTCATAAACGTCGTATGGCGGCAGTGGTCGGACCAGTACGTATCGATGACGCGGATTTCCGTTACCGTCGGATTCCGCTTTTCTTCTTCGCCGAAATAGGTCTGGCAGAACTTCAGATCGTCAAAGCTCATGGCAAGGCCCATGTGAGCCGACAATTCCTTCAGCGCGGCGTCGTCCATCGTCGTAAAGCCTTCGATGACGGCGACATCTGCCGGCTGTTCCCAGGCCATTTCCAGGGTGTCTACCGGGTCGAGGGACGCTTCGCGGGCTTCGACGGGGTTGATGCAGTAATGCTTGATGGCGGCGACGTCTTCGTCGGATAAGTCTCCTGACAATACGACGACCCGGGCGGTGCGGACGAGGCTGTCGTTCTGCATCGTCAGCATCTGCAGGCACTGCATGGCCGAGTCGGCGCGCTGGTCGTACTGGCCGGGCAGGTATTCGATAGCCAGCACCGTGTCGCCTTCTTTGACAGGCAGTTCATCGTATACGGCGTCTACCGGGGGCTCGGAGAAAATCATGGTTTTCGCCGCTTCGAAGGCGGCGTCGTCCAGACCGGCCACGTCGTAGCGGTGGAATATGTTAATATCGGTCAACCCCTTGATAAGCAGGTTTTCCTGTAAATCAGCAAGCATGCGTTTTGCTTCATCGGCAAACACGCCTTTTTTGGCAACATACAAACGTCGAATAGACTGCATGTCATGACCTCCCTAAAAAGATATACATAATCGAATGCTACCCCTAGTATACCTGTTTTATTTCCATAAGTAAATTAGAAATTCAGCTCTATTATTGACTTGACTGGGGTTTCGTATTAGACTGTTACTATTCTAAACGTGTACGTTTACATTTGACTTTCATAATTACTAGGAGGGTTCGTAATGGACGAATTGAAACAGCGCATCCTGCAGGACGGCATCATCATCGACAACCGTATTTTAAAGATAGACAACTTTTTAAATCAGCAAATCGACACGACGCTCATCAACCACGTCGGCCAGGAATTTGCCCGTCTATTTCAGGACGTGCCTGTAGACCGCATTGTCACCATCGAATCTTCCGGCATCGCCGTAGCCTACGCCGTATCGCTGGCCATGAACAACCGGCCCGTCGTCTTTGCCCGCAAGAAGAAATCGCTCCTGACGAGCGGCGAGCAGTACACGGCGTCGATTTACTCCTATACGAAGGAAGAAGCGTATACGGCATCTATCGGCAAATCCTATCTCCACGCCGGCGAATCCATTCTCATCATCGATGATTTTCTGGCCAGCGGCGCGGCTGCCGTAGGCCTGGCCGAAATCGCCGCCCAGGCGGGCTGTTCCGTCGCCGGCATCGGCATCGTCGTCGAGAAGACCTTCCAGGGCGGCCGACAAACCTTGGAATCCAAAGGCCTGCGCGTCGAATCGCTGGCCCGCATCGCCCGCTTTGAAAACAACGCCCCGGTTTTTGCCGATTAAACTCGCGCCCCCCAGACGGGGCCGGCGCCTATAAACAGGAGGAACTGCCATGCGCGCTCAGTTTTTTGACGGCTTCGACTTCGCCGATTTCAAGCTCAGCATCGTCGCCGTCGAATACGTAGAAGATTTTTTCAATATCGAAGAGTTCGGCCTGCATCCCATCATGTACAACGAAGCGTGCCTGCGGGGCTACACGGCCATCTTCGGCTTTAACGATGAGAAAATGCTGACCCTCCACAAGCTGCTGACCAACAACAACGGCATGGAACCGCCGGCTATCGACGGCATAAAGCCCGTCCCATTCAACTCGCCGGCAGGAGACCTGAAGTACGACCTGAATCATGTCATGGACTACTCCGGCTCTATCCTCATCGCAAATGGCTTCATCGACAAATATTTCGTCCCCTTCGGATTTCAGCTGCCCCACGCCTTCCGCAAGGTCTACGAGCTGACCTTCCGCCACGGTCTCTTCGTCCGCGTCGAAGACAAATCGGAAGCGGCCCGTATGCTGCGCATCGAGTACGAAGAGCCGGTAACGGCCAAAAAGAAGATGCAGATGCGCGTCGGTTCGTGGATGCGCAAATCGGAAGAATACGGCTTCGACGACGAAACGATCGCCCAGTATATGGATCTGAGCTACGATACGAAGTATCTCTTTTAAAAGCTTCCGTCGGCCCCTGGGGCGTCTTGCAAAGGAGGTCTTGTCGTGCGCGACAGGCTATGGACTAAAGATTTTACCATTGATGTATGCATCAACTTTCTCCTCTACGTCATCATGTACCAGCTCATGCTGTGGTCGACCCAGTTTGCCATCCACACCTGGGATGCGACGGTCAGCGAGGCTGGGCTGGCGTCGGGTATCTTCATCATCGGCGCTTTATCGTCCCGCATCGTCACAGGCCACGTCATCGATGCCTTGGGCCGCAAAAAGGCTTTACTCGTCGGCACGAGCATGTACATGCTGGGACTCTTATTATATTTCCCCGTCCACTCGCTGACGGCCTTTCTGGTCATCCGCTGCCTCCACGGCGCGGCCTACGGCATATCCGCCACAGCGGCCAGCACCATCGTCGGGGCCATCGTCCCGCCGAAGCGGCGCGGCGAAGGCATCGGCTACTATGCCCTGGGCAACACGCTGGCTTCGGCGGCGGGTCCCTTCTTAGGCATGACCCTGTGCAGCGGCGGAAACTACTACTTGAACGTGTACGTGTGCATCGGCCTGGCCGTGCTGACCTTTGCCTTGGCTGCCGCCATCCATTCGCCGGAGCACGTCTGTACGGCAGCCGACAGGGCAGCCCTCAAATCCCTGCGCTGGGACAGTTTCATTTCCGTACAGGCCCTGCCCATTTCCATCATTTCCTTCTTCTGCGGCATCGGCTATTCTACGGTGCTCAGCTTCATCGGGGCCTATACGAATTCCCTGAATCTGGCCATTGCCGGCAGTATTTTCTTCTGCACCTATTCGGTCACGTCGTTTTTCAGCCGGCCCATTATCGGCCGCTTTCTGGACCACCACGGCGGCGACGCCGTCATGTATCCGACGCTGGCCATCTTAGCCCTGTGCATGGCTGCCGTCGGGCTTGCTGAAAGCAATGCCCTCTTTGCCATCGGCGGCATGCTCCTCGGCCTCAGCTACAGCACCGTCACCTCGTCCGGACAGGCCCTGGCAATCCACGGCGTGCCGGAAGACCACATCGGCCTGGCCACGTCGACCTTTTTCATCTTCGTCGACCTGGGCGTCGGCGTCGGGCCTTACATGCTGGGAAGCCTCGTGCCGGCCTACGGGTTTTCCAGCGTCTACTTCGGGGCCGCCGTCATCGCCTTGGCGGCCATTCCCCTGTACTACGCCCTCATCGGCCGGACCGGCGTGTTCTCGTACAGGCAGATGGAGCAGATTCGTTCCAAAGAAAGATAAATATACAGATCATGCAGAAACGCTGCCGCGTCAGGAAATTCTCTTGGCGCGGCAGCGTTTTTTACGTCTGCTATATGCGGTTATGCAGCCGGCTTCCTTCTCAGGAGTCAGCGTCAATGCAGCTCGCCGACAGCCGGCTGGATGGAAATCGTAAGGATATCCGGCATCTGGTGCATGACGGCAATGAGTTCCTTCGCATTCCAGCGGCGATTGCGGCTTCCGCCTTCGGAAATGTCAGGGTCCAGCGTCGGCTCCGTCCCCATCATGGCCGTGACATAGGCAGCCCATGCCGCAGCGTCCCTTTCCGTCACAGGCCGTTCTCCGCCTATGACCCACAAGGATACGGCCTCTACAATCTTATCCCTGCTGCAGATCGTAAACAGGCGGCAAGGCTGTCCATGCAGCATGATTTCATAGGTCCGGCCGACGAAAAACGTGCGGTCTGCCGACCAATTTTCCCGGCCGCCGCCAAAGAGCCGCGACGTGTCCTCATCGTTCATCCCCAGCAGCCCTGTCAATTCGGACAGGCTGTCGACGGCATAGGGCCTGATGATTTCAAATTCCGGCCGTCCCTCGCTGCCTGGAGCGATTTCATAAGCGGAAAAGACGACGACGGGGTTGCCCTTTTCATTGATGTAAAAGGGCGTGTCCTCATCTATGCCCGTAAAGGTCCCGTACGAAGCCCCGCCGTTCCAGCGGTGATCCATCTGCCGCCGGATGCTGACGTCGGCAATCGTCCGATACTCGTCTCCCAAAATATCTTTCAGCGCGACGGTCTGTCCCGTCCGGCAGTCGAAGGTATAGTATTTCGCCCGATAGTGGGCGCGACTCCAGTTATCTGTTCCTATAACTTTCAGGGACAGGTAGTCGTCTGTCTGCGCCAGGACTTCGTACCTGACGGAAACCGCTATGCCGTGGTCTTTCCATTCCTCTTCGCTGCCGCCTGTTTCCAAAAAGGCCTTACGGTACTGCCGGGCCCAGTCTTCTGCTTCTTCAGCATACTGCTCGCACAAGCGGCGTATGCCGGCGTTTACCTGCTTCTGCCGGGCAGCGGAGACAGAAGGCCCCCAGTGTATTTCAGGAATTTTCACGGAAACAGCGATGTCCCTGTCCTCCTTCTCATAGGCCAAGGCCGTGACTACCTTCGGCGCAGGCAGAAGATCCCCTTCGGCTGCACTGACCGGCAGGACAGCCATACCCGCCGTCAGGGCAGCTGCCGCAGCAGCTTTCATAAGGCAGCCCTGCAGCAAAAAGATGGAACGTCGTCCAAAGCC
This region of Megasphaera stantonii genomic DNA includes:
- a CDS encoding xanthine phosphoribosyltransferase, which codes for MDELKQRILQDGIIIDNRILKIDNFLNQQIDTTLINHVGQEFARLFQDVPVDRIVTIESSGIAVAYAVSLAMNNRPVVFARKKKSLLTSGEQYTASIYSYTKEEAYTASIGKSYLHAGESILIIDDFLASGAAAVGLAEIAAQAGCSVAGIGIVVEKTFQGGRQTLESKGLRVESLARIARFENNAPVFAD
- a CDS encoding MFS transporter translates to MRDRLWTKDFTIDVCINFLLYVIMYQLMLWSTQFAIHTWDATVSEAGLASGIFIIGALSSRIVTGHVIDALGRKKALLVGTSMYMLGLLLYFPVHSLTAFLVIRCLHGAAYGISATAASTIVGAIVPPKRRGEGIGYYALGNTLASAAGPFLGMTLCSGGNYYLNVYVCIGLAVLTFALAAAIHSPEHVCTAADRAALKSLRWDSFISVQALPISIISFFCGIGYSTVLSFIGAYTNSLNLAIAGSIFFCTYSVTSFFSRPIIGRFLDHHGGDAVMYPTLAILALCMAAVGLAESNALFAIGGMLLGLSYSTVTSSGQALAIHGVPEDHIGLATSTFFIFVDLGVGVGPYMLGSLVPAYGFSSVYFGAAVIALAAIPLYYALIGRTGVFSYRQMEQIRSKER
- a CDS encoding DUF3298 and DUF4163 domain-containing protein, yielding MKVMRNKDGGFGRRSIFLLQGCLMKAAAAAALTAGMAVLPVSAAEGDLLPAPKVVTALAYEKEDRDIAVSVKIPEIHWGPSVSAARQKQVNAGIRRLCEQYAEEAEDWARQYRKAFLETGGSEEEWKDHGIAVSVRYEVLAQTDDYLSLKVIGTDNWSRAHYRAKYYTFDCRTGQTVALKDILGDEYRTIADVSIRRQMDHRWNGGASYGTFTGIDEDTPFYINEKGNPVVVFSAYEIAPGSEGRPEFEIIRPYAVDSLSELTGLLGMNDEDTSRLFGGGRENWSADRTFFVGRTYEIMLHGQPCRLFTICSRDKIVEAVSLWVIGGERPVTERDAAAWAAYVTAMMGTEPTLDPDISEGGSRNRRWNAKELIAVMHQMPDILTISIQPAVGELH
- a CDS encoding phosphoribosylformylglycinamidine synthase codes for the protein MQSIRRLYVAKKGVFADEAKRMLADLQENLLIKGLTDINIFHRYDVAGLDDAAFEAAKTMIFSEPPVDAVYDELPVKEGDTVLAIEYLPGQYDQRADSAMQCLQMLTMQNDSLVRTARVVVLSGDLSDEDVAAIKHYCINPVEAREASLDPVDTLEMAWEQPADVAVIEGFTTMDDAALKELSAHMGLAMSFDDLKFCQTYFGEEEKRNPTVTEIRVIDTYWSDHCRHTTFMTELTDVAFEDGKFTAPIQRAYEAYKTTRENLNRKKPQTLMDMATIAVKELKAAGKLQNLDESDEINACTIIIPVDVDGVEEEWLLLFKNETHNHPTEIEPFGGAATCLGGCIRDPLSGRSYVYQAMRVTGAGDPRQAVKDTLKGKLPQRTLTTGAAKGYSSYGNQIGLATGEVKEYYNQGFVAKRMEIGAVLGAAPRNNVVREAPVPGDIIILLGGKTGRDGCGGATGSSKKHTVESLETCGAEVQKGNALTERKIQRLFRRHEVTVLIKRCNDFGAGGVSVAIGELTDGLDINLDKVPKKYEGLDGTELAISESQERMAVVVAPEHVDEFMKYAAEENLEATIVAVATDTKRLVMHWRGQNIVNITRAFLDTNGVTQRRKAFVTAPEDKDFFTAPEVTDVAKTWLDTMGTLNIASEQGLAERFDSTIGARTVLMPFGGKYQKTPVEGMVAKIPVMNGKTTTASIFTHGYDPDLAIWSPFHGALYAVVQSIAKLVALGGDRKKVYLTMQEFFQSLGTNEKAWGQPVSALLGAYIAQKEMGVAAIGGKDSMSGTFENLTVPPTLVSFAIVPEHTKNIVSPEFKQPGNAVLLFDLPCDGEGVPDFDAFKANCDFLHEAVVAGKVKAMHAVGQGGVAAAIAQMAFGNGLGVEIDGAFSAQELFNLRYGAIVVEANTDDAVEWVRRDNVCRVGLTRGNGLMEIGDVKIALADLQKAWEEPLNGVFPIKSESGEGDAELPLFTTYGPRRSESFGKPRVFIPVCPGTNCEYDSAEAFERAGAVADVMVLRNNTAQDLAESIDEMAKRIAQAQIIMFPGGFSAGDEPEGSGKFIATLFRNPALTEALESLLYQRDGLALGICNGFQALIKLGLLPYGHVQPLKADSPTLTYNTIGRHLSRMVDTKVVSVMSPWFSNVKAGDVHTVAISHGEGRFVASPEQIRELAAKGQIATQYVDLSGKATYDSEYNPNQSVLAVEGITSPDGRVLGKMAHTERFSADDIFENISGNKLQPIFAAGVAYFK